In the genome of Rutidosis leptorrhynchoides isolate AG116_Rl617_1_P2 unplaced genomic scaffold, CSIRO_AGI_Rlap_v1 contig17, whole genome shotgun sequence, one region contains:
- the LOC139881531 gene encoding LOW QUALITY PROTEIN: DNA-directed RNA polymerase I subunit 2-like (The sequence of the model RefSeq protein was modified relative to this genomic sequence to represent the inferred CDS: inserted 3 bases in 3 codons; substituted 1 base at 1 genomic stop codon) has translation MEDTKPTELSKLPRHKRLPDFTELQELVKPLIESFDYMYERGLDEMFRHVKPVEXFDSFSNTKLRIFFDKPLIHKPMKESSXKRMVHTLFPYECRQAKISYTGKFTAGLSIQYDGGNPIREEVSLGPFPVMXRLSKLCHLRDASHKKLISCKEEASEMGGYFVLNGLERVVRLLILPKSNYPMSMVRNSFRERREGYTDKAVVIRCVRGDQSSVSVKLYYLRNGSARLGFWMQGREYLLPVGIVLKALVDSTDREIYANLTCCYSEKYKKGKGVVGTHLIGERAKIILDEVRDLGLFTHLQCLQHIGEHFQPVMEGFEKDSYIVVAEAVLQNFIFVHLDSSYDKFNLLIFMVQRLFSLVDQTSVPDNPDALQNQEVLLPGHLITIYLKEKLEDWLRKAKKLLEEELEKPDSKFDISDVKALRKIVEKNPLSQISLAIENLLKTGRMVTQSGLDMQQRAGYTVQAERLNFLRFLSFFRSVHRGASFAGLRTTSVRKLLPESWGFLCPVHTPDGEPCGLLNHMTCTCRVTSFYESGGKIRDFLTIRTSILNVLIALGMTSSLPKLVLAGPPAVISVLLDGRVVGAVHASEXEKIVAHLRRLKVSAASLIPDDLEVGYVPLSMGGAYPGLYLSTAPSRFIRPVKNISLPLEESQNIELIGPFEQVFMEIKCPDGGAGGRNNDFPASHEEIHPTGMLSVVANLTPWSDHNQSPRNMYQCQMGKQTMAFASQAIHCRADQKLYHLQTPQKPIVHTSAWDKYCIDEFPTGTNAIVAVLAYTGYDMEDAMILNKSSAERGMFHGQIYQTETIDLADEKRSDRGSRMFKRKNTEDKSLSSFIDADGLPYVGQMLRPNDPYCSVYNEVTNSAFISKKKGTEQVYVDYVAVDMKSKKHPQKVNIRFRHPRNPIIGDKFSSRHGQKGVCSQLWPDIDMPFSGVTGMRPDLIINPHAFPSRMTIGMLLESVAAKGGSLEGKFVNATPFSSSVKFSNGKTGSESKSRVDELGEILRKKGFNYHGVEVLYSGVYGTELTCEIFIGPVYYQRLRHMVSDKFQVRSTGRVDQLTRQPIKGRKFGGGIRFGEMERDSMLAHGAAYLLHDRLHTCSDHHIADVCSLCGSVLSTSFVQPPKRAVREIGGLPPARAPKKVSCHSCGTSKGMETVAMPYVFRYLAAELAAMNIKMTSKLNNNVDS, from the exons ATGGAGGATACTAAGCCGACCGAATTGTCGAAATTACCCAGACACAAGAGGCTGCCGGATTTCACTGAGTTGCAGGAGCTCGTGAAGCCGCTTATCGAGTCCTTTGATTACATGTATGAACGCGGACTCGATGAGATGTTTCGTCACGTAAAGCCAGTTG GTTTTGATTCTTTCTCCAATACGAAGCTGAGAA TATTTTTTGACAAGCCGTTGATACACAAGCCCATGAAGGAGAGTA GCAAGAGAATGGTCCACACTTTGTTTCCATATGAA TGTCGACAGGCGAAGATTTCATACACAGGAAAGTTCACGGCTGGACTTTCCATTCAATATGACGGAGGTAACCCTATTAGAGAGGAAGTTAGTCTTGGTCCGTTCCCTGTTATGTAAAGGTTG TCAAAACTTTGTCACTTGCGTGATGCCAGTCATAAAAAATTGATTTCGTGCAAAGAAGAGGCATCAGAAATGGGTGG TTACTTCGTCTTGAATGGACTTGAGAGAGTTGTTCGGCTCTTGATATTGCCAAAGTCAAATTAC CCCATGAGTATGGTGCGAAATTCATTTCGTGAACGGCGGGAAGGATATACTGATAAAGCTGTTGTCATAAG GTGTGTAAGAGGAGATCAATCTTCAGTATCAGTGAAACTGTATTACCTTCGAAATGGAAGTGCAAGACTTGGATTTTG GATGCAAGGCAGAGAATACTTGCTTCCTGTGGGCATTGTTCTAAAG GCCCTTGTTGACTCTACTGACCGTGAAATATATGCAAATTTGACCTGCTGCTATAGTGAGAAATATAAGAAGGGAAAGGGAGTTGTTGGTACTCATCTAATTGGTGAAAGGGCCAAGATTATTCTTGATGAAGTTAGAGATTTGGGCCTCTTCACTCATCTTCAATGCCTACAGCATATTG GGGAGCACTTCCAACCTGTTATGGAGGGATTTGAAAAGGATAGCTATATTGTT GTTGCAGAAGCTGTTCTTCAGAACTTCATATTTGTTCACCTAGATAGCAGCTATGACAAATTCAATCTGCTAAT CTTTATGGTGCAGAGACTTTTTTCTCTTGTGGATCAGACTTCTGTTCCAGACAACCCGGATGCCTTACAAAACCAAGAAGTTTTGTTGCCTGGCCACTTGATTACCATCTATCTCAAG GAAAAGCTGGAAGATTGGCTGCGCAAGGCCAAAAAGCTTCTCGAAGAAGAGTTAGAGAAGCCAGATTCAAAATTTGATATCAGTGATG TGAAAGCTCTAAGGAAGATCGTGGAGAAAAATCCACTTTCTCAAATCAGTCTAGCTATAGAAAATTTGTTAAAGACTGGAAGAATGGTTACACAATCAGGTCTTGATATGCAGCAG AGAGCTGGTTACACAGTTCAGGCAGAGAGGCTTAATTTTCTCCGTTTCCTTTCATTTTTCCGATCGGTTCATCGAGGAGCGTCATTTGCTGGACTTCGTACAACTAGTGTTCGGAAGTTGCTACCTGA ATCTTGGGGGTTCCTTTGTCCTGTGCACACTCCTGATGGGGAGCCCTGTGGATTGCTGAACCATATGACTTGTACTTGTC GAGTAACATCATTCTATGAATCCGGCGGAAAAATTCGAGACTTCCTTACAATTAGAACATCTATTTTAAATGTTCTGATTGCACTTGGCATGACATCTTCATTGCCAAAGCTTGTTCTTGCTGGTCCTCCTGCAGTTATTTCTGTCCTTCTAGATGGCCGTGTTGTTGGTGCTGTCCATGCCAGTG GTGAGAAAATTGTTGCTCATTTGCGGAGATTGAAAGTGTCTGCGGCTTCATTG ATTCCCGATGATCTGGAAGTGGGATATGTACCTCTGAGCATGGGTGGGGCATATCCCGGTTTGTACTTGTCCACTGCCCCTTCAAGATTTATTCGGCCAGTTAAAAATATTTCTCTTCCCCTTGAAGAAAGTCAAAATATTGAACTAATCGGTCCCTTTGAACAG GTTTTCATGGAAATAAAATGTCCCGACGGTGGAGCTGGAGGAAGAAATAATGATTTCCCTGCAAGTCATGAAGAAATTCATCCTACTGGAATGCTGAGCGTTGTTGCTAATCTTACACCTTGGTCTGATCATAATCAGAGTCCTCGAAATATGTACCAGTGCCAG ATGGGAAAGCAAACAATGGCCTTCGCTTCTCAAGCTATTCATTGCCGTGCTGATCAAAAGCTATATCATCTTCAG ACTCCTCAAAAGCCTATTGTACATACAAGCGCCTGGGACAAGTACTGCATTGATGAATTTCCAACAGGCACTAATGCAATTGTTGCGGTGCTGGCATATACAGG ATATGACATGGAGGATGCTATGATTCTAAACAAGTCGTCGGCGGAGCGTGGGATGTTTCACGGACAAATATATCAG ACGGAAACTATTGACTTGGCTGATGAGAAGAGGTCAGATCGAGGGTCAAGAATGTTTAAGAGAAAAAACACTGAGGACAAGTCGCTGAGTTCTTTCATTGATGCAGATGGACTTCCATATGTTGGTCAG atgttaCGACCAAACGACCCTTATTGTAGTGTCTACAATGAGGTGACGAACAGTGCCTTCATAAGCAAGAAAAAAGGTACAGAGCAGGTTTATGTTGATTACGTTGCTGTTGACATGAAAAGCAAGAAACATCCTCAGAAG GTGAATATTCGTTTTCGACATCCTAGAAACCCTATCATCGGTGATAAATTTAGTAGCAGGCATGGGCAGAAAGGTGTCTGCTCCCAGTTGTGGCCAGACATTGATATGCCTTTCTCTGGGGTTACGGGCATGCGACCAGATTTGATTATCAATCCTCATGCATTTCCTTCTCGAATGACTATTGGAATGCTCTTAGAATCCGTCGCTGCCAAG GGTGGTAGCTTGGAAGGAAAGTTTGTGAATGCAACGCCCTTCTCTAGTTCAGTCAAGTTCAGTAACGGAAAAACAGGGTCAGAATCTAAATCACGCGTTGACGAACTTGGAGAGATTTTGAGGAAGAAAGGATTTAATTATCATGGTGTTGAGGTACTATACAGTGGAGTGTATGGGACGGAACTTACATGTGAAATTTTTATTGGGCCTGTATATTACCAGCGACTCCGGCACATGGTTTCAGATAAATTTCAG GTTCGATCAACCGGTAGGGTGGACCAGCTTACCCGACAACCGATAAAGGGAAGAAAGTTTGGTGGAGGTATTCGATTCGGTGAAATGGAAAGAGATTCCATGCTTGCCCATGGAGCAGCATATTTGTTACATGACAGACTTCACACATGTTCCGATCATCACATTGCTGACGTGTGTTCACTCTGTGGAAGTGTTCTGAGCACGTCATTTGTACAGCCACCAAAAAGGGCTGTTCGAGAGATTGGTGGGTTACCTCCAGCGAGAGCTCCCAAAAAGGTCAGTTGCCATTCTTGTGGGACAAGTAAAGGGATGGAAACTGTTGCTATGCCTTATGTTTTCAGATATTTGGCCGCCGAACTGGCAGCCATGAACATAAAAATGACATCGAAGCTTAATAACAATGTTGATTCCTAG
- the LOC139881532 gene encoding probable protein arginine N-methyltransferase 3 yields MAMNNLKEVEERHRSETETETDSEEEDNPNWDDWREDNENGGEGLDFLCLFCDSKFGSCDSLFDHCCLTHQFDFHHLKKSLNLDFYGAFKLINYIRAQVSENKCWSCGVMCHTSQDLQKHLHGTVNYESLKLVLEDEKFLKPFIQDDSLLYSFSDDEDGEDDFTVSVNKEEIMKDLISMEDMSIDDEIHGGKVAKDADAYKENEENDVASSSNGYLNVESSSGLARSCNGEPANKHLIISRANRAAKSINIVNEDYFGSYSSFGIHRDMLSDKVRMDAYSQAILRNPSLFKNAFVMDVGCGTGILSLFAAQAGASRVIAVEASEKMAAVATQIAKDNHLLANKTGKKGICQQTGVVEVVQSMVEELHKSVEIQPHSVDVLLSEWMGYCLLYESMLSSVLFARDQWLKPGGAILPDTASILWQDLGNGVTSLPFWENVYGFNMSCIGKEQHQDASQIPIVDYVKDGDLVTDAVVLQVYFDLLTMKHDEVDFTSSIELEPKSSSSKSTESSSCYGLVLWFDTGFTSRFCGETQANLSTSPYTPETHWYQTILTFKEPIVMGTRKADNNISTSAGTDNCPAAKIHLRISIARAVQHRSIDISMETTAVGADGRKHSWPVQIFNLG; encoded by the exons ATGGCGATGAACAATTTGAAAGAGGTAGAAGAGAGACACAGATCGGAAACCGAGACAGAAACTGACTCTGAGGAAGAAGATAATCCCAACTGGGACGATTGGAGAGAAGATAACGAAAATGGAGGGGAGGGGCTTGATTTTCTATGTCTCTTCTGTGACTCCAAATTCGGTTCATGCGATTCTCTGTTCGACCACTGCTGTTTAACTCATCAATTCGACTTCCATCACTTGAAAAAGTCATTGAATTTGGACTTTTATGGTGCATTTAAGCTCATAAACTATATTCGAGCTCAG GTGTCAGAAAACAAGTGTTGGAGTTGTGGGGTAATGTGTCACACCAGTCAAGATCTGCAAAAACACTTGCATGGGACGGTTAATTATGAAAGTTTAAAGCTTGTTTTGGAGGATGAAAAATTCCTAAAACCTTTCATACAAGATGATTCACTGCTATACAGTTTTTCTGATGATGAAGATGGCGAGGATGACTTTACTGTATCAGTTAACAAAGAGGAAATTATGAAGGATTTAATTAGTATGGAAGATATGAGCATTGACGATGAAATTCATGGGGGAAAAGTTGCAAAAGATGCTGATGCCTATAAAGAAAATGAGGAAAATGATGTTGCTTCTTCGTCCAATGGCTATTTGAATGTggaaagttcatcagggttggctAGATCTTGTAATGGAGAGCCAGCAAATAAACACTTAATAATATCTCGTGCAAATCGTGCTGCGAAGAGTATCAATATTGTCAATGAAGACTATTTTGGGTCATACAGTTCTTTTGGCATCCATAGAGATATGTTAAGTGATAAG GTAAGAATGGATGCCTACAGTCAGGCTATCTTGAGAAATCCTTCTCTTTTTAAGAATGCATTTGTAATGGATGTAGGATGTGGAACTGGCATATTAAG TCTTTTTGCAGCACAGGCTGGGGCTTCAAGAGTAATTGCAGTTGAAGCAAGCGAGAAGATGGCTGCAGTAGCAACTCAG ATTGCCAAAGACAACCACCTTCTCGCTAACAAGACCGGAAAGAAAGGCATTTGTCAACAGACTGGTGTCGTGGAGGTGGTTCAAAGCATGGTTGAAGAGCTTCATAAATCCGTAGAAATTCAACCTCATAGCGTCGACGTTTTATTGAGTGAGTGGATGGGCTATTGCCTGCTTTATGAATCAATGCTCAGCTCGGTGCTTTTCGCACGTGATCAATGGTTGAAGCCAGGAGGTGCTATCTTACCTGACACTGCATCTATA TTGTGGCAGGATTTGGGGAATGGAGTTACAAGTCTCCCATTTTGGGAAAATGTGTACGGTTTCAACATGTCATGCATTGGAAAAGAACAGCATCAGGATGCCTCTCAAATCCCTATTGTCGACTATGTAAAAGATGGTGACTTGGTGACTGATGCGGTGGTTCTTCAGGTTT ACTTTGACTTGCTGACCATGAAGCATGATGAAGTGGACTTCACTTCAAGCATTGAGTTGGAACCAAAGTCATCATCAAGCAAGTCCACAGAATCATCGAGTTGTTATGGGTTGGTGTTGTGGTTTGACACTGGATTTACCAGCAGGTTTTGCGGAGAAACGCAAGCTAATTTGTCTACTTCCCCATACACACCTGAAACACATTGGTATCAGACAATCCTGACATTCAAGGAACCAATTGTAATGGGAACCAGAAAGGCAGATAATAACATATCTACGTCCGCAGGGACAGACAATTGTCCAGCTGCTAAAATCCATTTGCGAATCAGTATTGCCCGAGCTGTCCAACATCGTAGCATCGATATCTCCATGGAAACCACTGCAGTGGGCGCCGATGGTCGGAAACATAGCTGGCCAGTTCAAATCTTCAATTTAGGTTAG